A stretch of Vigna angularis cultivar LongXiaoDou No.4 chromosome 4, ASM1680809v1, whole genome shotgun sequence DNA encodes these proteins:
- the LOC108331071 gene encoding cell wall / vacuolar inhibitor of fructosidase 2 has protein sequence MASKIFFLLFLLFLLYPHQHACVNGDATLIKRTCKNTKYYNLCFSSLKSDPSSPNADPKGLAMIMIGIGMSNATSTSSYLSSKLLSPSNNTTLKRVIKECADKYTYAGDALQASVEDLLNEAYDYAYMHITAAKDYPNACHNAFKRYPALSYPLDLARREDGLKHICDVAMGIIDNLDW, from the coding sequence ATGGCTTCTAAgatcttcttcctcttgtttCTCCTCTTTCTGCTATACCCTCATCAACATGCGTGTGTGAATGGAGATGCCACTTTGATCAAGAGAACTTGCAAGAACACCAAGTACTACAATCTATGCTTCTCTTCCCTCAAATCGGATCCAAGTAGTCCAAACGCAGATCCTAAAGGCCTAGCTATGATTATGATCGGAATCGGAATGAGCAATGCCACCTCGACTTCTTCCTACTTGTCTTCCAAGTTGCTTAGCCCCTCCAACAACACAACCTTGAAAAGGGTCATCAAGGAGTGTGCAGATAAGTACACATATGCTGGTGATGCTCTCCAAGCTTCAGTGGAGGATTTGCTCAATGAGGCTTATGACTATGCTTACATGCACATAACTGCTGCCAAAGATTACCCAAATGCTTGTCACAACGCTTTCAAACGGTACCCTGCTTTGAGTTATCCTCTAGATCTTGCTCGCAGAGAAGATGGTTTGAAGCATATCTGTGATGTGGCAATGGGGATTATAGATAATCTTGATTGGTAG